In Mobula hypostoma chromosome 12, sMobHyp1.1, whole genome shotgun sequence, one DNA window encodes the following:
- the LOC134354717 gene encoding putative C->U-editing enzyme APOBEC-4 — protein MASTHEEYTAPQGTLVKPYYWLHFTENCLKCPYHIKTGEEARVSYMEFYESFGFPYAQPQSGSHLLFYELKLSSGTLVQKGQVSSCTLHQLHPESMFFDTDGYLDALMYSYENIAYITIYSNYTPCNERAQYCISKMYDFLINYPSTRLDIYFSALYHTDDSNIESGWNKKALHYLAAFWPRVTINPISNWTWLNILHRFVNGVPWTVLYNPVLPERAHADLINAHQIATITGVNPSYIDIIPQKPVQVTPRMQQHFNPEGVNVYKSPQASLPTINKMPLMAQYQPYMNLPNLPAFHWSMYPLQPQKTKLKNVVRHLNMPNKEWEKPTTPSPHNVQVTEVVEILEAPATKKSGNSNRQGKSSKRTKSTRK, from the coding sequence ATGGCTTCGACTCATGAGGAATATACTGCTCCTCAGGGAACACTGGTGAAGCCCTACTACTGGCTTCACTTCACTGAAAACTGTTTGAAGTGCCCATATCACATCAAAACAGGAGAAGAAGCACGTGTGTCATACATGGAATTCTATGAATCATTTGGGTTTCCTTATGCTCAGCCACAGAGTGGGAGTCATCTGCTTTTTTATGAACTGAAGTTATCATCAGGTACCTTAGTGCAAAAAGGACAAGTATCCAGTTGTACTTTACACCAGCTGCATCCAGAATCAATGTTCTTCGATACCGATGGTTATCTGGATGCACTCATGTATTCATATGAAAACATTGCTTATATTACCATATATTCTAATTACACCCCATGCAATGAAAGAGCCCAATATTGCATAAGCAAAATGTATGATTTTTTAATAAATTATCCAAGCACGAGATTAGACATCTATTTTTCTGCACTTTATCATACTGACGATTCCAACATTGAATCAGGATGGAACAAGAAAGCTCTCCATTACTTAGCAGCATTCTGGCCTAGGGTAACCATCAACCCAATCAGTAATTGGACATGGCTGAATATTCTTCACCGATTTGTGAATGGGGTGCCTTGGACAGTACTTTATAACCCAGTTTTACCCGAGAGAGCCCATGCTGATCTCATCAATGCCCATCAGATTGCTACCATCACTGGTGTGAACCCTTCCTACATTGATATCATACCTCAGAAACCAGTTCAGGTCACACCACGTATGCAGCAACATTTTAATCCAGAAGGCGTGAACGTGTACAAGTCTCCACAAGCATCACTTCCCACTATAAACAAAATGCCATTAATGGCTCAGTATCAGCCTTATATGAATCTTCCAAACCTACCAGCATTTCACTGGTCAATGTACCCTCTGCAACCACAGAAGACCAAGCTAAAAAATGTAGTGAGACACCTGAACATGCCCAACAAAGAGTGGGAGAAACCTACAACCCCATCACCTCACAACGTGCAAGTAACTGAAGTAGTGGAAATACTTGAAGCTCCTGCAACAAAGAAGTCAGGCAATTCAAACAGACAGGGGAAGAGCAGCAAAAGGACTAAATCTACGAGGAAATAG